In Bacillus sp. FJAT-45037, the following are encoded in one genomic region:
- a CDS encoding TVP38/TMEM64 family protein, whose protein sequence is MDGFLENSLKFIEDSGWLAPLFFIVLHVIRQVFFIPVLLVCLVGGYLFGTLYGSVYSIVGLTAVSIVFYGLVRIFPGIGAKLTDVKQHFFKGRQDWNLPQMMIIRMLPLIHFHVVSLYLIETTKGLREYSRKSFLVSIPPAVLYTAFGDMIHELPLAGTIVFAFFLLILFMLFRKKQSNISWEEFFQTKKP, encoded by the coding sequence ATGGATGGATTTCTAGAAAATTCGTTAAAGTTTATAGAAGATAGCGGCTGGCTTGCTCCACTCTTCTTTATAGTATTGCATGTTATTAGACAAGTTTTCTTTATTCCGGTGCTACTTGTCTGTCTTGTAGGCGGCTATCTATTTGGAACATTGTATGGATCTGTGTATTCCATCGTAGGTTTAACAGCAGTTAGTATTGTATTTTATGGTCTTGTGCGCATCTTTCCAGGGATCGGTGCGAAGTTAACCGATGTCAAACAACATTTTTTTAAAGGTCGACAAGATTGGAATCTCCCGCAGATGATGATCATACGCATGCTGCCTCTTATTCACTTTCATGTTGTTTCTCTCTACTTAATTGAGACAACAAAAGGATTGAGAGAATACAGCCGTAAATCATTTTTGGTCAGTATCCCCCCAGCTGTGTTGTATACAGCTTTTGGAGATATGATTCATGAGTTGCCATTAGCTGGGACGATTGTGTTTGCTTTCTTTCTTCTGATTTTATTCATGCTGTTTCGCAAAAAGCAATCGAATATTAGTTGGGAAGAGTTTTTCCAAACAAAAAAACCATAA
- a CDS encoding DUF1294 domain-containing protein encodes MIQSSEIMVFVLYVMLMNGSAFFTMGYDKRQAKASGPRVPEKRLFFLAVLGGSLGLYMGMNYYRHKTKHKTFTRGIPLIMVLQIVVVALILFGR; translated from the coding sequence TTGATTCAGTCAAGTGAAATAATGGTGTTTGTACTGTATGTGATGCTTATGAATGGTAGTGCTTTTTTTACGATGGGGTATGATAAAAGACAAGCAAAGGCTAGCGGACCAAGAGTACCAGAGAAAAGGTTGTTCTTCCTTGCTGTACTAGGTGGAAGTCTTGGCCTATATATGGGAATGAATTATTATCGCCATAAAACAAAACACAAAACATTTACAAGAGGAATACCGCTCATAATGGTTTTACAAATAGTTGTCGTAGCTCTCATCTTATTTGGACGGTAA
- a CDS encoding dUTP diphosphatase, with the protein MNVQLLFETQKRLNERILNEHKVVNHQLFVEQQLAFLVELGELANETRCFKYWSTKGPSKKAIILEEYVDGLHFVLTLGLSLGWSTLGNKNKSQDELSVTDQFLTIMKETLLLTENREEEQFHKLCGSFLSLGEKLGFSEAEIEKAYFEKNEVNHQRQDNGY; encoded by the coding sequence ATGAATGTACAATTATTGTTTGAGACACAGAAACGATTAAACGAACGAATTTTAAATGAACATAAGGTAGTCAATCATCAATTATTTGTCGAACAACAACTCGCCTTTTTAGTTGAGCTTGGGGAGCTGGCAAATGAAACACGTTGTTTTAAATATTGGAGTACAAAAGGTCCATCTAAAAAAGCGATCATCTTAGAAGAATATGTTGACGGGTTGCACTTTGTCTTAACATTAGGTTTATCACTCGGATGGTCAACACTTGGGAATAAAAATAAATCACAAGACGAGTTATCTGTCACTGACCAGTTCTTAACGATTATGAAAGAGACACTCCTCTTAACCGAGAATCGAGAAGAGGAACAGTTTCATAAGCTATGTGGATCATTTCTGTCTTTAGGGGAAAAATTGGGCTTTTCAGAAGCGGAAATTGAAAAAGCATACTTTGAAAAAAATGAAGTCAACCACCAAAGACAAGATAATGGATACTGA
- the infC gene encoding translation initiation factor IF-3: MISKDMLVNEGIRAREVRLIGANGDQVGVKTKQEALEMAQNVNLDLVCVAPTAKPPVCRIMDYGKFRYEQQKKDKEARKKQKVINVKEVRLSPTIEDNDFNTKLRNARKFLEKGDKVKAAIRFRGRAITHSQIGRVVLERLAKECEDVAIIESRPKMEGRSMFLILAPKAEK, encoded by the coding sequence ATTATTAGTAAAGACATGTTGGTCAATGAAGGAATTCGTGCCCGTGAAGTACGACTCATTGGAGCGAACGGCGATCAAGTAGGAGTCAAGACAAAACAAGAAGCGCTTGAGATGGCGCAGAATGTAAACCTTGATCTTGTATGTGTTGCGCCTACAGCGAAACCACCTGTATGTCGCATTATGGACTACGGTAAGTTCCGCTATGAGCAACAAAAGAAAGACAAAGAAGCACGTAAGAAGCAAAAGGTTATCAATGTGAAAGAGGTTCGTCTGAGCCCAACGATTGAAGACAATGACTTTAACACGAAGCTTCGCAACGCTCGTAAATTCCTTGAAAAAGGAGATAAAGTAAAAGCAGCGATCCGTTTCCGTGGTCGTGCGATTACTCACTCTCAAATTGGACGGGTTGTTTTAGAGCGTCTTGCAAAAGAATGTGAAGATGTTGCTATTATTGAATCAAGGCCTAAGATGGAAGGTCGTAGCATGTTCCTAATCCTAGCGCCCAAAGCAGAAAAGTAA
- the dnaI gene encoding primosomal protein DnaI: protein MKPIQSALKQWGKTHGLQERLEKQKQDLLADPLIQAFLKKYQGSVTTEMVDRGMLKLYEFKKERNHCAKCPGLAACPNMMKGYQPSLSIERKHLELHYLPCLIKIKEDKKKEQKELMKSLFIPKENLSARFEDVDMEGERGKAATAAFEFALRAQPGEDVQGLYFYGEFGVGKTYLMGAVANELFDRGIESYTVYTPDFFREMKQSLGDGTFQQKLDTIKKAEVLILDDVGAETMSSWVRDEVLGVILQHRMLEKLPTLFTSNYNYDELEEHLAYSDKSGTEHLKAMRIMERIKHHTKFVTVKGHNRREKSTF from the coding sequence ATGAAGCCGATTCAATCTGCTTTAAAACAATGGGGAAAAACACATGGTTTACAAGAGCGTTTAGAGAAGCAAAAGCAAGATCTTTTGGCAGATCCACTCATTCAAGCTTTTCTTAAGAAGTACCAAGGGTCGGTGACAACAGAGATGGTAGATCGTGGTATGTTGAAGTTGTATGAATTTAAAAAAGAACGTAATCATTGTGCGAAATGCCCTGGTCTTGCGGCTTGTCCTAACATGATGAAAGGCTATCAACCGAGCCTCTCCATTGAACGCAAACACTTAGAGCTTCACTACCTCCCTTGCCTAATAAAGATTAAAGAAGACAAGAAAAAAGAACAGAAAGAATTAATGAAATCTCTCTTTATTCCAAAAGAGAACTTATCTGCTCGTTTTGAGGATGTGGATATGGAGGGGGAGCGAGGGAAGGCGGCCACTGCCGCATTTGAATTTGCATTGCGAGCACAACCTGGTGAAGATGTACAAGGCCTGTATTTTTACGGTGAATTCGGTGTGGGAAAGACCTACTTAATGGGGGCGGTTGCGAACGAACTGTTCGATCGTGGCATTGAATCCTACACAGTGTATACTCCTGATTTCTTTAGAGAAATGAAGCAATCACTAGGTGATGGAACCTTTCAACAAAAGTTAGATACGATCAAAAAGGCTGAAGTACTTATTTTAGATGATGTTGGGGCAGAAACGATGTCTAGCTGGGTTCGTGATGAGGTACTGGGTGTGATCTTGCAACATCGTATGCTTGAGAAATTACCAACTCTTTTTACTTCGAACTACAATTATGATGAGTTAGAGGAGCATCTCGCTTATTCAGATAAAAGTGGAACGGAACATTTAAAAGCTATGCGCATTATGGAACGAATTAAGCATCATACGAAATTTGTGACAGTTAAAGGTCATAATCGTAGAGAAAAGTCTACATTTTAA
- the speD gene encoding adenosylmethionine decarboxylase, producing the protein MDTMGRHVIAELWGCNIEKLNNMSFIEQTFVDAALEAGAEVREVAFHKFAPHGVSGVVIISESHLTIHSFPEHGYASIDVYTCGDRIDPNVASNYIAEALGASTSEVIEVPRGMGPVKVEKSKVNAF; encoded by the coding sequence ATGGACACTATGGGTCGTCATGTCATCGCTGAACTTTGGGGATGTAACATTGAGAAGTTGAATAATATGAGTTTTATCGAACAAACATTTGTAGATGCTGCACTTGAAGCAGGTGCAGAAGTACGTGAGGTTGCATTTCACAAGTTTGCACCACATGGTGTTAGTGGCGTAGTCATCATTTCAGAGTCTCATTTAACAATTCACAGCTTCCCAGAGCATGGGTATGCAAGTATCGATGTTTATACATGTGGAGATCGAATTGATCCTAATGTAGCATCTAACTATATCGCAGAAGCTCTTGGCGCAAGTACTAGTGAAGTTATTGAAGTACCAAGAGGAATGGGACCAGTTAAAGTAGAAAAATCAAAAGTTAATGCGTTCTAA
- a CDS encoding replication initiation and membrane attachment family protein, with product MSWHWKELLPVDAFTVRVSHYLTDVDQKVLTLLYQPLVGAVAHSMYMTLWAQLEKDQFWSVDQTHRQLMLMMNIPLQTIYEERKKIEAIGLLKTYKTAVDEGSSYVYELQQPMSPKQFFENDVLSVYLFNRLGKQKYRQMRERFTEDKVDLEQYTEMTHSFDEVFHSLHHSEIVSNLQSETSDSMKLNPQSELLGGNELGLSFMEQSFDFELMAKDLSSFIVPDNLLTKEVREAIVRLAFVYRIEPLEMSRIVGQAVIHEDEIDLETLRKKAQDWYKIEHSSEPPSLSLKVHPNEHQTLKGVEPKTEHEKIIKFYETTPPLTLLEIRSEGAQVATADAKIIESLILDYKLLPGVVNVLLDFVLYQHDMKLQKAFIEKIAAHWARKKIKLVSDAMGLAREEQEKKVVAKEQNQARSQGKRQGTKRNTRRDKLPKWLLEKQEKEKQKESISKETVETDVKPNRAQANSASTKEHFMKLLEESRKRKQEKGES from the coding sequence ATGAGTTGGCATTGGAAAGAATTATTACCTGTGGACGCATTCACTGTTAGGGTGTCTCATTACTTAACAGACGTCGATCAAAAAGTATTAACTCTATTGTATCAGCCACTTGTTGGAGCGGTTGCTCACAGCATGTATATGACGCTTTGGGCTCAATTGGAAAAAGATCAATTTTGGAGTGTCGATCAAACACATCGCCAATTAATGCTCATGATGAATATTCCGCTCCAAACGATATATGAAGAACGAAAAAAAATAGAAGCGATTGGCCTGTTAAAGACTTATAAGACAGCGGTCGATGAGGGATCATCATACGTGTATGAATTACAGCAGCCAATGAGCCCGAAACAATTTTTTGAAAATGATGTCCTTAGTGTCTATTTATTCAATCGACTAGGGAAACAAAAATACCGCCAAATGCGCGAGCGTTTTACAGAAGACAAAGTCGATTTAGAACAATACACCGAAATGACTCATTCATTTGATGAGGTTTTCCACTCCTTGCATCACTCTGAAATCGTCTCGAACCTTCAATCAGAAACATCAGACTCAATGAAGCTGAATCCACAATCAGAGCTACTTGGTGGAAATGAGTTAGGGCTTTCATTTATGGAACAATCCTTTGATTTCGAGTTAATGGCCAAGGACTTATCTAGTTTTATTGTGCCTGATAACCTACTTACAAAAGAAGTTCGAGAGGCGATTGTTCGATTGGCCTTCGTTTACCGGATTGAACCACTAGAGATGAGTCGCATTGTTGGGCAAGCGGTTATTCATGAGGATGAAATTGATCTTGAGACGTTACGAAAAAAAGCTCAAGACTGGTATAAGATTGAACATAGCTCAGAACCACCATCTCTGAGTCTAAAGGTTCATCCAAACGAACATCAAACGTTAAAAGGGGTAGAACCTAAAACGGAACACGAGAAAATCATTAAATTTTATGAAACGACGCCACCTCTGACTTTACTAGAAATTCGTTCAGAAGGTGCACAAGTGGCCACAGCCGATGCGAAAATTATTGAATCTTTAATTCTTGATTATAAATTATTGCCTGGTGTGGTCAATGTATTACTTGATTTTGTTTTGTATCAGCATGATATGAAGCTCCAAAAAGCATTTATCGAGAAAATTGCGGCTCACTGGGCAAGAAAGAAAATTAAGCTTGTATCTGATGCGATGGGTCTAGCAAGGGAAGAACAAGAGAAGAAGGTCGTAGCCAAAGAACAAAATCAAGCAAGATCACAAGGAAAACGACAAGGAACAAAACGAAATACTCGTCGAGATAAATTGCCGAAGTGGTTACTTGAAAAGCAAGAAAAAGAGAAGCAGAAAGAGTCAATATCAAAAGAAACGGTTGAAACAGACGTCAAACCGAATCGTGCACAAGCCAACTCCGCCTCGACAAAAGAGCATTTCATGAAATTACTTGAAGAGTCAAGAAAACGAAAACAAGAGAAAGGGGAGTCTTAG
- the mqnC gene encoding cyclic dehypoxanthinyl futalosine synthase — protein sequence MSIDAILERAVNGERISMEDAITLYESDEVEKMGEAANKIMKKWHPEPVTTFVIGRNVNYTNFCDTFCRFCAFYRKPGHDEGYVLENDHIYKKIQETIDVGGTEILMQGGTNPDLKLNYYTDLLRGIKEHFPDIWMHSFSPAEIWKIAEVSGLTVEEVLRELHEAGLDSMPGGGAEILTEETRLRVSRLKITWEQWMEAMKASKRVGMHGSATMVIGFGESNEERALHLQRVRDAQDETDCFKAYISWTFQPENTGMWKTEKLGARDYLKNVAISRIFLDNIANFQSSWVTMGPEVGKQSLEYGCNDFGSTMIEENVVSAAGTTHKVNTNEILRLIREAGKVPAQRNTKYEIVRIFDGDTSAEKDFTMQN from the coding sequence ATGAGTATTGATGCAATTCTTGAACGTGCGGTTAATGGGGAACGTATCTCAATGGAAGATGCGATTACATTATATGAGAGTGATGAAGTAGAAAAAATGGGGGAAGCTGCTAACAAAATCATGAAAAAGTGGCATCCAGAACCAGTAACGACGTTTGTCATTGGACGTAACGTGAACTATACGAACTTCTGTGATACGTTTTGCAGATTCTGCGCATTCTATCGCAAACCAGGACATGATGAAGGATATGTTCTTGAAAATGATCATATTTATAAAAAGATCCAAGAAACAATTGATGTCGGTGGAACAGAAATTTTAATGCAAGGTGGAACAAACCCCGACTTAAAGCTTAATTACTATACAGATCTTTTACGTGGAATTAAAGAACACTTCCCGGATATTTGGATGCACTCCTTCTCTCCAGCAGAGATTTGGAAGATTGCCGAAGTGTCAGGTCTAACGGTAGAAGAGGTGCTCCGTGAGCTTCATGAAGCTGGGCTTGATAGCATGCCAGGAGGTGGAGCTGAGATCTTAACAGAAGAGACGCGTCTGCGTGTTTCCCGACTAAAGATTACATGGGAACAGTGGATGGAAGCAATGAAAGCGTCTAAACGAGTAGGTATGCATGGCTCCGCTACTATGGTAATAGGTTTTGGTGAATCGAATGAAGAGCGCGCCCTTCACTTACAACGTGTTCGCGACGCCCAAGATGAAACAGATTGTTTTAAAGCTTATATCTCTTGGACTTTCCAACCTGAGAATACAGGAATGTGGAAGACAGAGAAGCTAGGGGCCAGAGATTACTTAAAAAATGTAGCGATCTCTAGAATTTTCTTAGATAACATTGCTAATTTCCAATCTTCATGGGTAACAATGGGTCCAGAAGTAGGAAAACAATCTCTTGAATATGGTTGCAACGACTTTGGAAGTACGATGATTGAAGAGAATGTTGTGTCTGCAGCAGGCACAACACATAAAGTAAACACAAATGAAATATTACGCCTTATTCGTGAAGCTGGAAAAGTACCAGCACAACGAAACACGAAATACGAAATCGTTCGTATTTTTGATGGAGATACATCTGCCGAAAAAGATTTCACAATGCAAAATTAA
- a CDS encoding sigma-w pathway protein ysdB yields MVILFRLLLLVAIVLLVYSAVKYVFHPRRKLEQAHERRQFFFLDDEKNVRKNFLLTYKGVMFEGEKYLGTTEQSFEIISIYLWARETERLKGLSREDFQFIEDDIRLRYPSAKIEWKSPIKEFLRRP; encoded by the coding sequence ATGGTTATTTTATTTCGTTTATTGCTACTTGTGGCTATTGTATTACTCGTTTACTCTGCTGTGAAATACGTCTTTCACCCAAGACGAAAATTAGAACAAGCACATGAGCGTAGACAATTTTTCTTTTTAGATGATGAGAAGAATGTCCGAAAAAACTTCTTATTAACGTATAAAGGAGTTATGTTCGAAGGAGAAAAATACCTCGGAACAACTGAACAATCCTTTGAGATCATTTCCATTTACTTATGGGCACGTGAAACGGAACGGTTAAAAGGATTATCACGTGAAGATTTTCAATTTATCGAAGACGACATCCGTTTACGGTACCCCAGTGCTAAGATTGAATGGAAAAGTCCGATTAAAGAATTTTTACGTCGCCCCTAA
- the rpmI gene encoding 50S ribosomal protein L35: MPKMKTHRGAAKRFKKTGSGKLKRSHGFTSHLFGNKSQKQKRKLRKSAIVHSGDFKRIRQMLTYKK; encoded by the coding sequence ATGCCTAAAATGAAAACTCATAGAGGCGCTGCGAAGCGTTTTAAAAAGACTGGATCTGGAAAGCTTAAACGCTCACACGGATTCACTAGTCACTTATTTGGTAACAAGTCTCAAAAGCAAAAGCGTAAGCTACGTAAGTCTGCTATTGTACACTCTGGAGACTTCAAGCGTATTCGCCAAATGTTAACGTACAAAAAATAA
- the nrdR gene encoding transcriptional regulator NrdR: MRCPACQFNGTRVLDSRPSHEGRSIRRRRECESCSNRFTTFEMVEEVPLIVVKKDGTRQEFNRDKILRGLIRACEKRPVPLEKLEQIVSEVERELRGKGKNEVNSQDVGELVMERLSTIDDVAYVRFASVYRQFKDINVFIKELTELMNKE; the protein is encoded by the coding sequence ATGCGCTGTCCGGCCTGTCAATTTAATGGAACGAGAGTACTTGATTCAAGACCAAGTCATGAGGGACGTTCAATTCGTAGAAGACGCGAATGTGAATCGTGTAGCAACCGTTTTACGACCTTCGAGATGGTTGAAGAAGTACCTTTAATCGTTGTAAAAAAAGATGGTACACGACAAGAATTTAATCGTGACAAAATTTTACGTGGGCTTATTCGTGCATGTGAGAAACGTCCAGTACCACTTGAGAAATTAGAACAAATCGTGAGTGAAGTAGAACGAGAGTTACGTGGCAAAGGGAAGAATGAAGTAAACAGTCAAGATGTTGGTGAATTAGTGATGGAGAGATTGTCGACCATTGATGATGTTGCTTATGTTCGTTTTGCTTCTGTCTATCGTCAATTTAAAGATATTAATGTCTTTATTAAAGAACTGACTGAACTAATGAATAAAGAGTAA
- the thrS gene encoding threonine--tRNA ligase: MADVRKLTFPDGAVKEFPLGTTTEDVAASISPGLKKKALAGKLNDTLVDLRTALAEDGDIAIVTQDSDEALEVMRHSTAHLMAQAVKRLFKGVKLGVGPVIEGGFYYDIDAEESITAEDLPKIEKEMKKIIAENLEIKRLEVSRDKAIARFKEIGDEYKLELIEAIPANEHVTIYEQGEFFDLCRGVHVPSTNKIKEFKLLSLAGAYWRGDSDNKMLQRIYGTAFFKKADLDEHLRLLEEAKERDHRKLGKELGIFALSQKVGQGLPLWLPKGATVRRVIERYIVDKEERLGYQHVYTPILGSSELYKTSGHWDHYKDDMFPVMERDNEEFVLRPMNCPHHMMVYKQDMRSYRQLPLRIAELGMMHRYEMSGAVSGLQRVRGMTLNDAHIFCRPDQIKEEFLRVVHLIREVYSDFGLEDYTFRLSYRDPEDTEKYFDDDAMWEKAQSMLKEAMDELDDVEYYEAEGEAAFYGPKLDVQVRTALGKDETLSTVQLDFLLPERFDLTYVGEDGQQHRPVVVHRGVVSTMERFVAFLLEEYKGAFPTWLAPVQVQVIPVSPDVHLDYAKRVQEELQKAGARVEIDERNEKIGYKIREAQMQKIPYMLVLGDKEVEAGAVNIRKYGEQASESKELGVFIEGLGAELKK, encoded by the coding sequence ATGGCAGATGTACGAAAGCTTACATTCCCTGATGGGGCAGTGAAGGAATTTCCTCTCGGGACAACAACAGAAGATGTCGCGGCATCGATTAGCCCAGGGTTAAAAAAGAAAGCATTAGCTGGAAAGCTTAATGATACATTGGTTGATTTACGTACCGCTCTTGCAGAAGATGGCGATATCGCGATCGTTACTCAAGATTCGGATGAAGCATTAGAAGTGATGCGCCACAGTACAGCACACTTAATGGCACAAGCTGTGAAGCGCCTCTTTAAAGGAGTCAAACTTGGTGTAGGGCCCGTCATTGAAGGTGGATTCTACTATGATATCGATGCAGAAGAGTCAATTACAGCAGAAGACCTTCCGAAGATTGAAAAAGAAATGAAAAAAATTATTGCTGAAAATCTTGAAATAAAGCGTCTAGAAGTGAGTCGTGATAAGGCGATTGCTCGTTTTAAAGAGATCGGTGATGAGTACAAGCTTGAATTGATTGAAGCGATTCCTGCTAATGAACATGTAACGATTTACGAGCAAGGTGAATTTTTTGACCTTTGTCGTGGTGTACATGTACCATCCACAAACAAAATCAAGGAATTTAAGTTATTAAGCTTAGCGGGTGCTTACTGGCGCGGCGATAGTGATAATAAAATGTTGCAACGTATTTATGGAACAGCCTTTTTCAAGAAAGCAGATCTTGATGAACACTTGCGCTTGTTAGAAGAAGCGAAAGAGCGTGATCATCGTAAACTTGGAAAAGAGCTAGGCATCTTTGCTCTTTCACAAAAAGTAGGACAAGGACTGCCTTTATGGTTACCAAAAGGTGCTACGGTTCGTCGTGTCATCGAACGTTATATTGTGGATAAAGAAGAGCGTTTAGGTTATCAACATGTGTATACTCCTATTTTAGGGAGTTCTGAACTGTACAAAACATCTGGTCATTGGGATCACTATAAAGATGACATGTTCCCAGTTATGGAACGTGACAACGAAGAATTCGTTCTTCGTCCGATGAACTGTCCTCACCATATGATGGTTTATAAGCAAGATATGCGTAGCTATCGTCAACTGCCATTACGTATTGCAGAACTTGGCATGATGCACCGATACGAGATGTCAGGAGCAGTGTCTGGACTTCAACGTGTCCGTGGAATGACGTTAAATGATGCACATATTTTCTGTCGTCCTGATCAGATTAAAGAAGAATTTCTACGTGTCGTCCACCTTATTCGTGAAGTGTATAGTGATTTCGGGTTGGAAGATTACACATTCCGTTTATCGTACCGTGACCCAGAAGATACAGAAAAATACTTTGATGACGATGCGATGTGGGAAAAAGCACAAAGCATGTTAAAAGAAGCGATGGATGAGCTAGATGATGTGGAATACTATGAGGCAGAAGGAGAAGCGGCATTCTACGGTCCTAAATTAGACGTTCAAGTTCGTACGGCATTAGGTAAAGATGAGACATTATCAACGGTACAATTGGACTTCTTACTACCTGAGCGTTTTGATCTCACATATGTTGGCGAAGATGGTCAACAGCATCGTCCAGTTGTTGTTCACCGTGGGGTTGTGTCAACGATGGAACGTTTTGTCGCATTCTTGCTTGAAGAGTATAAAGGCGCATTCCCAACATGGCTTGCTCCGGTTCAAGTTCAAGTCATTCCAGTTTCTCCAGATGTCCACCTAGACTATGCTAAGCGTGTACAGGAAGAATTACAAAAAGCAGGCGCACGTGTAGAGATTGATGAGCGAAACGAAAAAATTGGTTATAAAATTCGTGAAGCACAAATGCAAAAAATTCCGTATATGCTTGTCCTAGGCGATAAGGAAGTCGAAGCAGGAGCGGTCAATATCCGTAAGTACGGAGAGCAAGCATCAGAGTCAAAAGAGCTCGGCGTATTTATCGAAGGTCTTGGAGCGGAACTAAAAAAATAA
- the ytxC gene encoding putative sporulation protein YtxC codes for MIAIHFEEERDCKELYQLLHEYIERYASFGLGGKVESNEREMLVVDYTNEQVNFYDSFHPLLTSVLTEHVIKTREAEWILDIIESIFHFTDEDEQQQILTIARTILDGNRNDLPSLVPFFNRYAYIYDAFAKNLEEETTFYYDPFLTFRLREYGEMLIDCVEIAIDEYMFEQEYQNMIEDFRQYVQVKPVKFEVIYVVHDQEFTFYDEHFRELPKDVVLFHLEEKIVFEEAIEFDQMVISPLVSMVPNVVHVFSDEPDHGVVLTIQAIFQERMKVYPYHQYEKKRLQ; via the coding sequence GTGATTGCTATTCATTTTGAAGAAGAGCGTGATTGCAAGGAGCTTTATCAATTATTGCATGAATATATTGAGCGCTATGCAAGCTTCGGTTTAGGTGGGAAAGTAGAATCAAATGAAAGAGAAATGCTTGTAGTCGATTATACAAATGAACAAGTCAACTTCTATGATTCTTTTCACCCATTATTGACTTCAGTGCTAACAGAGCATGTGATTAAGACAAGAGAGGCTGAGTGGATCCTTGATATTATTGAATCAATTTTTCACTTTACGGACGAAGATGAACAGCAACAAATTCTGACGATTGCAAGAACAATTCTAGATGGGAATCGAAACGACCTACCTTCTTTAGTGCCGTTTTTTAACCGGTATGCCTATATTTATGATGCCTTTGCAAAAAATCTTGAAGAAGAGACCACATTTTATTATGACCCGTTTTTAACGTTTCGCTTACGAGAGTATGGAGAGATGTTGATTGATTGTGTAGAGATTGCGATTGATGAATACATGTTTGAACAAGAGTACCAAAACATGATTGAAGATTTCAGGCAATACGTTCAGGTCAAGCCCGTTAAATTCGAGGTGATTTATGTCGTTCATGATCAAGAGTTTACCTTTTATGACGAGCATTTTAGGGAGCTTCCCAAAGATGTAGTACTCTTTCATTTAGAAGAGAAAATAGTGTTCGAAGAGGCAATTGAATTTGATCAGATGGTTATTAGTCCCTTGGTTAGTATGGTGCCAAATGTCGTTCATGTCTTCTCGGATGAACCAGATCATGGAGTGGTCTTGACGATACAAGCGATTTTTCAAGAACGAATGAAAGTCTATCCTTATCATCAATATGAGAAAAAAAGATTGCAATAA
- a CDS encoding DUF1499 domain-containing protein, with translation MGILDKIKQLTSTRAETSESHADKQMRTHYYKISRDKAIDAVDQVIQAAGWKIKKIEKERGEIIAYPTTNNKSILIVTIVTVKPFRTAIDFACSSDTMLPTDFGKSKKTVIHLYELINKEIPYIGSGIGEELL, from the coding sequence ATGGGAATTCTAGACAAAATAAAACAATTAACAAGTACCCGTGCAGAAACATCTGAAAGTCATGCAGATAAACAAATGAGAACGCATTATTATAAGATCTCTCGCGACAAAGCGATCGATGCGGTTGACCAAGTGATACAAGCTGCGGGTTGGAAAATAAAAAAAATCGAAAAAGAACGTGGGGAAATTATTGCCTACCCCACAACAAATAACAAATCGATTTTAATTGTCACGATTGTCACGGTGAAACCTTTTCGAACGGCTATTGATTTTGCTTGCTCATCAGATACGATGTTGCCAACGGACTTTGGTAAAAGCAAGAAAACAGTCATTCATTTGTATGAACTAATAAATAAAGAAATTCCATACATTGGTTCAGGTATTGGAGAAGAGCTTTTATAA
- the rplT gene encoding 50S ribosomal protein L20, whose protein sequence is MPRVKGGYVARRRRKKVLKLAKGYYGSKHTLFKSAQGQVMKSLLYAYRDRRQKKRDFRKLWITRINAAARINGLSYSRLMHGLKLAEINVNRKILADLAVNDADAFAKIAEQAKSSLNA, encoded by the coding sequence ATGCCAAGAGTAAAAGGCGGTTATGTCGCTCGTCGTCGTCGTAAGAAGGTTTTAAAATTAGCAAAAGGGTATTATGGTTCTAAACATACGTTGTTCAAGTCAGCACAAGGACAGGTAATGAAATCATTACTGTATGCTTACCGTGATCGTCGTCAAAAGAAACGTGATTTCCGTAAATTATGGATTACACGTATCAACGCGGCAGCTCGTATAAATGGTCTTTCTTATAGCCGTTTAATGCACGGACTTAAGCTTGCTGAAATCAACGTCAACCGTAAGATTCTTGCTGATCTTGCAGTGAACGATGCAGATGCATTTGCTAAAATAGCTGAACAAGCTAAATCAAGCTTAAATGCATAA